A segment of the Aureliella helgolandensis genome:
CGGCTGGGACACCCATTGAGCCGGAACTCGGTCACGCAATCACCAAAATCGACGGCACGGTTTACCGGGTCCAGTCTGGTGATGGGAGTCGTAATTGTTGGCGTTGGTCCGATGGCCTGCAGACCTGGCGTAGAACTCACACGGTGATTGACTGATGCCCACCCCGATCCAAGAGCTGACAATCGCATTGCAAAGTGCGATCGCCGCCGAGCTGTCGATCGTGATCGAACGGCGCAAGATCGCGTACTTCACTCCGGGTGAAGTTCGCGAGGGAAAATACATCATCGTCGGCATTGGCGAGGACACCAATGCCAAGCGTGGGATTGACCTGCTCGACCTGCAGGTGGATCTCGGGTACCAGATCGCATTGCCAGAACCAACCGAATCCAATCCGGATCCGGCCAACAACATCCCCTGGTCCGACGAGCAAGAGCAAAAGGTCGATGCCATCAAGCAACTGTTCCGGCCCGATGGTGCACTGCGCGACAGGGCGATCGCTGGGGCAAATTACCTCCGAATGCAGAACACTCCGATTTACCGACCGGACATGCTGCTCGATAACCAGATTTTTACCAGTGTGATTCGTTTGGAATTCCGCACCGAAAACGAATAGCTCCAAGGATGGAACCATGACTACAGGCAGAACGTGCAAGGCGTATGTGAACATTGGCGGTACGCTCGCCACACCTACGTGGGTTGAGATGAAGCGCATCAGCAACGTTGCGCGTCCCAAGGGACGTGGGACCAGCGATCGCATGTACCGCGGTGCCAAGAACAAAAAGAAGGTCACTGGCTACCGAGAATTCGGATTCTCGTTCACTTACGTCCCCGCTCGAGCTGGATCCGCTGCGGCTGCGGCCGACACCGTGATCACGACCCTGGAGGATTCGCTCGACAACGAAACGATCCTTGACGTGTGCTTCATGGATGCGGCCGTCACGGGGGATGCCGTAGGCGTGCGGGGCTATGTCCAGGTCAGCAAGTTCGACCGCAAAGAGGATGATGAGGACTCTGTCACCTACGACGTCGAACTGGTCGAGGTCGAAGAGTACGACGGAGCGGGTGACCTGGTCGAAATCGACGCCTACGAAACCACCGAGCCGTAATCGTCCAGTTTGCGGCATTGTCTTTTGATCAGAATCCAAGGGAAGTTAGATGAACAAGTTTTCGATCGTCCGCGTGGCACAAGTATTGGCTGCAGCAGCTACTGGCCAACTCAACAAGGAAAGCAGCGTTGACACCGTGATTCAACGCAATGCCGATTGCCATCGCGATTCAGCTCCCGGTATGAAACTGAACGTCAGTGCTGCCGTTGCTCAGCGGATTGCTCATTTAGCGGGTAGTGCGAACGCCAACCCGGTACCGACCGTCGCTCCGGTCATTCCTGAGACGAACCCCGCTACTAGTGAACCAATCGCCGACATTCCTGAGACGCCCAAGGCGGCTGCAACGCCAGCTGCCGAGGCTGCAACCGACGATGCGGCCGACGACCCCGAAGCATAAAGCAAGCCATGCAGTACCTCACTCCCATCGCCGTCCGCCGGTTGCGAATCGCCGCCGCACGGTTACGCACTGGTAGACGTCGCTCTGGGAGTGAGCGTGCTGTATGGATTGCCGCCAAGAATTATCGCCGAGCTGCTCAGCTCGAACCCGACGAAGCACCTGAAACCATCGAGCTGCCAAAGTCGCTCGTCGACCTGGTCCAAACTCTAACCCCGGAACTTGAAGATGACAGCGGACACATCTCAGCCCCTGAAGTGGAATGACGGAAGCGGCCAAAGCTGGTCGACTGCGATCGCACTGTCCGACGCACTGCGACTAAAGCAAGAAATGGCCATCGACATTCTGGATCCAAAGAGTGTCGAAGTGATCTTTGGAAGCGACCTCGTCCGTAGAACCGAGGTCCTGGGGGAGCTGGCTAGGCCTCAGTGGGAAGAGGCTGGCATTGCCTACACCGATTTCGCTGACCTGCTGCTGTCGGGACCGACGACGTTTGTCGATGCCAGTGATGCACTACGACGAGGACTCAGCGATTTTTTCCGCCGAGCCGGCCGCGAAGATCTCGCCATCGTCGCCGATCGAACCTGGCAGGCGATGGAAGCCGGAATGCAGGTCAGCGTGGCCAAGGCGAGCGGGGAGAAGGTGGGCAAGATCCTGCAGGCGGGGCTCGATCGAGCCGACGCCGACCTCGACAAGGAACTCGATCGAGCCCTCGCGACACTGCAGGCCCCCAAGACCGCTGGGAGCTCGTCTGGCAGCTCGCCGGGATAACTGGGCTCGATTGGCGACCGCTGTCGCTGCGAGCGTTGCTGGCCGCAGCACGGGGGCGTCAGGCCCACGATTGGGATATGTCCATCCTGATGCTTTCAGCCTGGCAGACGGTCAACTTCCGCGACAATCCATTCCGCGAGCGAAAGAGCACTGCAGGTAGCTTCGACGTTGCGGCCCTGAGGCGCGAGCACAAACGACGAAAGCGGAAGAACTAGCCATGTTGACAGTCACCTCGCAAATCAAAGATCGATTCTTCGACCGGCAAACGGTGATTGAACAGATTGGCCGTGAGAACGTCCGCAGGTTGGGACGCATGGGGGCCTATGTCCGTCAACGGGCACGGACTGACATTCTCCGGCGTGGCAGACGCACTCGGATTCAAGAGCCCGGCCGCAATAAGCAGAATGGTCGATTCACGCGGGGACGCTCCGGGCGCAGTTCCGCAGCGAGCGGACGACCGCCTCACGTTCACTCGCGTGATTCCGTGGCGACGCTGCGGAATATCCAGTTTGGACTCGGTGCCGACGATGCGTCCGTCTTGATCGGACCATTAGCACTCAACGGCAATAAACCCCAGGGGAGCGCCGCCAAAACAATTCCTGAGCTGTTGACCAAAGGTGGCACGGCACGAGTTCCCAAATACTCCTTTGACAATTCCGTTTGGTACACCGGCAACTATTCCCAAGCCCCTCACCAGCGATCGGTCACTGCTCGCTACAAGCCTCACCCGTTCATGGGCCCAGCACTCGACAAAGAGATCGCCGCAGGGACTGTCGATCGAGTGTGGAGTGCCTCCGCATTTTAGGAACCGACCATGGCAGCCAAAGACATCGAGGCGGGTAGAGCTCACGTACTAATTCGCTTGAGAGATCAAGTTTCGGCCGGGCTCAAGAAAACCGAACGCAACTTCGCCAAGTTCGGACGTAGCTTCGCGACTGCAGGCCTGGCACTCGGAGCAGCTGCAGGCGGTCCACTGGTCCGCGTCATGCAGGTGTTTGGCGGGTTCGATGCTGCCATGGCTCGCGTCTCGGCAATTACCAATGGCACCACGGACGAACTAGCGAAACTCCGTGCCGAGGCAAAACGCCTGGGAGCCACAACGCAGTTCAGTGCCACGCAGGCTGCCGAGGGAATGGTTTTCCTCGGGATGGCTGGATTCAACACCCAACAAGTTCTCGCTGGTATTGGTCCAGTGCTGAATGTGGCGGCTGCCGGGATGCTCGATCTTGGACGTGCCGCGGATATCGTCTCCGACGCCACGACGGCGTTCGGACTGACTGCCGAGGATACCGGACGGGTTGCCGATGTGATGGCTAAAACTGCGACCAGCTCGAACACGTCGATCGAGCAAATGGGCGAGGCTTTTACCTATGCTGCAGCTCAGGGCAAAGCAGCTGGTCAAACCGTTGAAGACGTTTCGGCCGCCCTCGGAGTACTTGGCAACTCTGGACTCAAGGCATCCATCGCGGGAACGGGAGTGCAAGGCATTTTCAAGCGATTGGTGCAGCCCGACGCATTGGCCATGCTGCGTTCCATGGGAGTATCTCTGGCGGACTCTGCCGGGAATATTCGCCCACTCACGGCGCTGATGGGAGACTTGCAAAAAGCCACTTCCAGAATGACTCAGCTCAAGAAACTGCAGACGTTCGAGGAGCTGTTTGGATTGCACTCAAAATCTGCGATCATTCTTTCGGACAATGCTTCAGCTCTCGAAGAGCTGACTGGCAAGTTGTACAACGCGACCGGAGCGGCAGATTCGATGGCTTCCAAGATGCAAGACTCGGTCATGGGCCGTTGGCTTGGCTTCACCTCTGCGTTCGAAGCGATTCACGTTGCACTGGGGGAAGCGTTCAAAGGTCCCACACAATCGGTGCTGGCGTTCGGTGCCACGTCGATGCGTGTGATTGCAGCGTTTATCGATGGCAATCAAACGCTTTTCAAAACGATCGGGTTGATAGCAGGCGGCATTGCTGCAGTTGGTATCGTGCTGACCACCGTTGGCTTTTCGTTCCTGGCAGCCTCGTTCGCCGTTGGCGGTCTGGCAACGGCGATCAGTTTTCTAGCGTCGATTATTGGCTTCGTCTTCTCGCCACTTGGCCTGGCTGTTGCCGTGCTCATTGGCCTTGGCATCGCAGCCTACCAGTTTCGTTCCCAACTCGCTGCAGCATTCTCCTCGGTGGCCGAGTACTTCCGCCCACTCATAGACGGGATAGGCCACGTGTGGGAGATCTTCAGTGAAACGTTCGGTGCAATTGTGGCCGAATTGCAGGGAGGGAACCTGGGCAACGCTGCGGGTATCGCATGGCTAGGGTTTGTGGCTGCAGCCTGGCAGGGCGTGGCCGAGCTGGGTGGGGCCATTGATGCTGCATTAGGATTCTTTCAGGCGTGGATTCCTGGCGTGGACAACGTACGCACCTACATCACTGGGGCATTCGCATCAATTGGTCAATCGATCCTGGCCGGGCGGTGGGATCTGGCTGGTGCGATCGCTATGACTAAACTCAAGTTGGCAGTTGCCCACGGTTGGGGAGCGATTACCAACGTCTGGGCTGGTGCCATGACGGGCATCGGTACCATTTGGGATTTCACTATCTACGGGTTGCGAAGTACTTGGAATGCACTTGCCACAGCAATTCGCGCATCGGTGTTCATCATTACTGACGTCTTCACATCGATTATTGATCGACTTGATCAGCTGTGGACATCCTTTGCCTCAACTGCAGCACGGATTGATGCATGGATGACTGGGAGCAAAATGCACTCGAACTTGGCTGACAAATACACCAGTGATTTTGCAGCCAGAACCGCCGCTCGCAAAGCAGCTAGCGACAAAGAGCGAGCTGCGATCGGACGCTCGCAGCGAGAAGGTCAAGCCCGAATCGACAGTGACCTGAATCGCCGCGTAACCGGACGTGTTCAATCGGAGCAAGGCGTCAACAACCGCAATCAAGCACGGCAAGCACAATTGCGGGCTGAAATTGCCAATCTTGAAAGGCAAGCTGCAACGGCCTACGCTGGCGCCGGAGCTCCAACAATTGAGAACGTCGCTGCCAAGGCCCGCAATGATCTGGAGAAAGCGATTGCAGATTCACAGAAGCAAGCCCAAGCGGGTACGCAAGGGAACGGCCCAACCAATGCAGCTCTGCGCAGGCAAGCTGGCGTCGGTGGTGGACAGCTCGCCAAGATCACCAGCTCCGGGACGTTCTCGGCGGCCGCTGCAGCTCAGGCACTCGGTTTCGACACGCGACCTGCAGAGCAGACCGCCAAGAATACAAAGAAGATTGTGCAGCTGATCCAAAACAACCGGGGCGGAGCCCTTTTCACTTAATGGAGTCGGACACCTATGGTCATTTGCATTATCGCAGCATTGCTCGTTGTCATTGGATTCGGGATCGGTGCGTGCGTTTGGCAGCAAGACACTTTTAACAAACTCGCCAGGTGTCGCAATGCCCATAGCGATGCGATCGCAAGTCACTTCGATGAACGGCAGAAACTAGAACGTGAAATCAAAGAATTGACTAAAACCCTAGGCACTCGCAGTGAAGAAGTGATGCAGTTACGCAGACGCATCGCCAAGGCAGAAACTGACAACGCAGCCTTGCGGGAAGAAGTGCTAAGCCAGACGAATTCCATTGAGGAACAGAAGAAAATAGCCAATGCTTACTGGCTGGAAATGTCGTCCAAGGCTCGTCAGCTAGAAGATCAAAAAAAGTTCTTGGGCGAGTTGTCCACCAAGTTTGGCACCATCGCCGAAAAGCTCTAACCCAGAATAAACCATGGCCATCCTAGTCCGAGAGATTGCAGGAATGAGCGGTTCCGAAGGAGCCGACGAAGCCTCTGCCACGTTAGTTTTCGACTTGAAAAAAGGTGCAGCGGATTCCATGGCCGCTGTGCGTGCTGCCGTGGTCTCGGAAACGCCTGCGACGTTTGACGGACTCGATCGAACCAAGTTCACTTGGCGCGAAGAAGAGGAAAACCTGCGGCTGATCGTCAACGTCGACTACTCGGCTCGCTTGCCAGAATCGACCCTCCGCAGATCGTTCGACAGCACTGGCGGTACCGTTCGCGTTTTCACTTCCCTCGATACCGCATCGTTCGTGCGACCTGGTCGCACTGCTCCCAACTTCCGCAGTTTG
Coding sequences within it:
- a CDS encoding phage tail tape measure protein, with protein sequence MAAKDIEAGRAHVLIRLRDQVSAGLKKTERNFAKFGRSFATAGLALGAAAGGPLVRVMQVFGGFDAAMARVSAITNGTTDELAKLRAEAKRLGATTQFSATQAAEGMVFLGMAGFNTQQVLAGIGPVLNVAAAGMLDLGRAADIVSDATTAFGLTAEDTGRVADVMAKTATSSNTSIEQMGEAFTYAAAQGKAAGQTVEDVSAALGVLGNSGLKASIAGTGVQGIFKRLVQPDALAMLRSMGVSLADSAGNIRPLTALMGDLQKATSRMTQLKKLQTFEELFGLHSKSAIILSDNASALEELTGKLYNATGAADSMASKMQDSVMGRWLGFTSAFEAIHVALGEAFKGPTQSVLAFGATSMRVIAAFIDGNQTLFKTIGLIAGGIAAVGIVLTTVGFSFLAASFAVGGLATAISFLASIIGFVFSPLGLAVAVLIGLGIAAYQFRSQLAAAFSSVAEYFRPLIDGIGHVWEIFSETFGAIVAELQGGNLGNAAGIAWLGFVAAAWQGVAELGGAIDAALGFFQAWIPGVDNVRTYITGAFASIGQSILAGRWDLAGAIAMTKLKLAVAHGWGAITNVWAGAMTGIGTIWDFTIYGLRSTWNALATAIRASVFIITDVFTSIIDRLDQLWTSFASTAARIDAWMTGSKMHSNLADKYTSDFAARTAARKAASDKERAAIGRSQREGQARIDSDLNRRVTGRVQSEQGVNNRNQARQAQLRAEIANLERQAATAYAGAGAPTIENVAAKARNDLEKAIADSQKQAQAGTQGNGPTNAALRRQAGVGGGQLAKITSSGTFSAAAAAQALGFDTRPAEQTAKNTKKIVQLIQNNRGGALFT